A DNA window from Vigna angularis cultivar LongXiaoDou No.4 chromosome 1, ASM1680809v1, whole genome shotgun sequence contains the following coding sequences:
- the LOC108330515 gene encoding S-adenosylmethionine carrier 1, chloroplastic/mitochondrial isoform X1, translated as MGPFTLSVMFNDPAISLPDACSKRKQNFLLKNSFASVSMGDEKPFDFLRTLFEGVIAGGTAGVVVETALYPIDTIKTRLQAARGGEKLILKGLYSGLAGNLAGVLPASALFVGVYEPIKQKLLRIFPENLSAFSHLTAGAIGGIAASLIRVPTEVIKQRMQTGQFTSASGAVRFIASKEGFKGFYAGYGSFLLRDLPFDAIQFCIYEQIRIGYMVAARRNLNDPENAIIGAFAGALTGAITTPLDVIKTRLMVQGSANQYKGIVDCVQTIIKEEGPRAFLKGIGPRVLWIGIGGSIFFGVLESTKRFLAERRPIESQHTYSDKSKDK; from the exons ATGGGTCCCTTTACACTCTCCGTTATGTTTAATGACCCTGCCATTTCATTACCAG ATGCTTGTTCGAAGAGAAAACAGAACTTTCTTCTGAAAAATTCTTTTGCATCGGTTAGCATGGGAGATGAAAAGCCTTTTGACTTCTTACGCACTTTATTTG AGGGCGTTATTGCAGGAGGTACAGCTGGAGTTGTTGTTGAAACAGCTTTATACCCAATCGACACTATTAAAACACGTCTGCAG GCTGCTCGCGGGGGAGAAAAACTAATATTGAAAGGCTTGTATTCCGGATTGGCAGGGAACCTTGCTGGTGTCTTACC GGCGTCTGCTTTATTTGTGGGAGTTTATGAACCTATAAAGCAGAAATTGCTGAGGATATTTCCTGAAAATCTTAGTGCCTTTAGCCATTTA ACTGCAGGTGCCATTGGAGGCATTGCTGCTTCATTGATTCGTGTTCCAACAGAG GTTATCAAGCAACGAATGCAAACTGGGCAGTTTACTTCAGCTTCTGGTGCCGTTCGCTTTATTGCTTCTAAGGAAGGCTTCAAAGGATTTTATGCT GGATATGGATCTTTTTTGTTGCGAGATTTACCCTTTGATGCTATTCAATTTTGCATCTATGAGCAGATTCGAATAGGTTATATGGTTGCG GCACGAAGAAATCTGAATGATCCAGAAAATGCAATTATTGGTGCTTTTGCAG GTGCACTAACTGGAGCCATAACTACTCCCCTTGATGTCATCAAGACAAGACTAATGGTTCAA GGATCTGCAAACCAATACAAGGGAATTGTTGACTGTGTTCAAACTATTATTAAGGAAGAAGGACCTCGTGCCTTTTTGAAG GGTATTGGTCCCAGAGTACTATGGATAGGCATAGGTGGTTCAATATTCTTTGGTGTCCTTGAGAGTACAAAACGTTTTCTTGCTGAGAGGCGTCCTATAGAATCTCAGCACACATACTCAGACAAAAGTAAagataaatag
- the LOC108330515 gene encoding S-adenosylmethionine carrier 1, chloroplastic/mitochondrial isoform X2, whose product MGDEKPFDFLRTLFEGVIAGGTAGVVVETALYPIDTIKTRLQAARGGEKLILKGLYSGLAGNLAGVLPASALFVGVYEPIKQKLLRIFPENLSAFSHLTAGAIGGIAASLIRVPTEVIKQRMQTGQFTSASGAVRFIASKEGFKGFYAGYGSFLLRDLPFDAIQFCIYEQIRIGYMVAARRNLNDPENAIIGAFAGALTGAITTPLDVIKTRLMVQGSANQYKGIVDCVQTIIKEEGPRAFLKGIGPRVLWIGIGGSIFFGVLESTKRFLAERRPIESQHTYSDKSKDK is encoded by the exons ATGGGAGATGAAAAGCCTTTTGACTTCTTACGCACTTTATTTG AGGGCGTTATTGCAGGAGGTACAGCTGGAGTTGTTGTTGAAACAGCTTTATACCCAATCGACACTATTAAAACACGTCTGCAG GCTGCTCGCGGGGGAGAAAAACTAATATTGAAAGGCTTGTATTCCGGATTGGCAGGGAACCTTGCTGGTGTCTTACC GGCGTCTGCTTTATTTGTGGGAGTTTATGAACCTATAAAGCAGAAATTGCTGAGGATATTTCCTGAAAATCTTAGTGCCTTTAGCCATTTA ACTGCAGGTGCCATTGGAGGCATTGCTGCTTCATTGATTCGTGTTCCAACAGAG GTTATCAAGCAACGAATGCAAACTGGGCAGTTTACTTCAGCTTCTGGTGCCGTTCGCTTTATTGCTTCTAAGGAAGGCTTCAAAGGATTTTATGCT GGATATGGATCTTTTTTGTTGCGAGATTTACCCTTTGATGCTATTCAATTTTGCATCTATGAGCAGATTCGAATAGGTTATATGGTTGCG GCACGAAGAAATCTGAATGATCCAGAAAATGCAATTATTGGTGCTTTTGCAG GTGCACTAACTGGAGCCATAACTACTCCCCTTGATGTCATCAAGACAAGACTAATGGTTCAA GGATCTGCAAACCAATACAAGGGAATTGTTGACTGTGTTCAAACTATTATTAAGGAAGAAGGACCTCGTGCCTTTTTGAAG GGTATTGGTCCCAGAGTACTATGGATAGGCATAGGTGGTTCAATATTCTTTGGTGTCCTTGAGAGTACAAAACGTTTTCTTGCTGAGAGGCGTCCTATAGAATCTCAGCACACATACTCAGACAAAAGTAAagataaatag